CCCGACGCCGCCGCGCGGACCTCGCCCGTCGCGACGGTGACGAGGTCGGCGTAGGGACCGGCCAGCCGGGCCTCGACGGTCGCCGCCAGCGCGCGCGCCTCGGCGGGCGTGGTCACCGGGCCGCCGACGTCGTAGCCGGCCAACGGGCCGACCGGCGTCCCGCCCGCCGCCACCACCAGCTCCGCGACTCGGTCGCGGCGGTTCTGGTGGAGCGCGTACGCCTGCCGCGCCGCGGGCTCCTCGCGCGTCCCGCCCAGCTGGGCGCCGACCAGGCCGTAGGCGTAGACGGCGGCGTGCTCACCCGCGAGCACCTCCTGGAGCGCCTGGAGCAGGGTCACCGGGCCACCAGGGCGGCGGCCAGCGCGGCGTCCGAGGCGGCGACCGAGACGAGCAGGCGGGCGAGGTCGGGCGAGGCCTGGGCCGCTGCCGCCCGGTGGGCGTCGGAGGTGTCGAGCAGCGCGGTGGCGAGCGAGCGCGCCGTCGCGACCCGGCTTGCGCCCGGGCCTCCCGAGCCCGTTGCGCTCGAGGAGGGGAGCCGCGGCGCCGCGGAGGCGGCGCTGCCCGAGGGTTGTGCGCTCGGCGAGGGCGGCAGGGTCTCCGACAACGCGGTGGCGTGCTCGGCGGAGAAGCGTACGGTCCGCCGCGCGGCGAGGAAGCCGGGGAAGGCGGCCACCGCCGCCGAGGCAAGCTCACCCAGCTCCCGCTCGCGCGCCACCGCCGCGACTCGGCGAGCCTGGTCGGGCGTCAGCGTCGGGGTCGGCTCGGGCTCGGGCGACGAGCCGGCGGTGCAGGCGGCTGCCGCGCCACCGGCGAGCAGGCCCGCAAGGACGGCGCGGCGGGTGAGGGGTGCCGGCACGCCGGGACATGCTGCCATCCCTTGCGGTCGTGACCGGTGTTCGGGGCGCCGATCCGGGCCGCCGGGAGGTCCGCCCAGGGTGGTGGCGGCGTTACCCTTGCTGCACCGCGAAGTCGCGGCAGAGCAGGGCCAGACAAGTGCACAAGGGAGCCGCCGTGAGCGCCGCCGACGACCGGGTGCGAGGCGTGGTCGGCCCCGTCGTGGCGGCCGCCGGTCTGGACCTGGAGAGCCTTCAGGTGAGCGCCGCCGGCCGTCGGCGGCTGCTTCGTGTGGTCGTCGACGCCGACGAGGGGGTCTCCCTGGACACCGTCGCGGAGGTGTCACAGCGGCTGTCACAGGCGCTCGACGACACCGACGCCATGGGCGGGCAGCCCTACGTCCTCGAGGTCAGCTCGCCGGGAACCGACCGGCCGCTGACCGAGCCCCGGCACTGGCGGCGGGCCGTGGGTCGTCTCGTCGAGGTGCGCCTGGTCGCCGGTGGTGCGCTCGAGGGGCGGGTCGTCGGGGCCGACGACGACGGCGTCGACCTCCTCGTCGACCGTCAGGCGCGCCGGCTGGCGTACCCGGAGGTCGCGCGGGCCGTCGTCCAGGTCGAGTTCTCGCGCCTGGGGGCGGCCGACGACGGCGCTGACGCGAACGGGGAGGGGTAGCGATGGACGTCGACATGGCGGCCCTGCGCGCGCTGGTGCGCGAGAAGGAGGTGTCCTTCGACCTGCTCGTGGAGGCGATCGAGCAGGCCCTGCTGGTCGCCTACCACCACACCGAGGGCGCTGCTCCCCGGGCTCGGGTCGAGCTGGACCGGACCACGGGGCACGTGACCGTGTGGGCGCGCGACGTCGACGACGAGGGCGAAGTGCTCGGCGAGCACGACGACACCCCTGAGGGCTTCGGGCGGATCGCGGCGACGACCGCCAAGAACGTGATCCTGCAGCGGCTGCGCGACGCCGAGGACGAGCGGACGTACGGCGAGTACCTCGGCAAGGAGGGCGACATCGTCGCGGGGACGATCCAGCAGGGCCCCAACCCGCGCGACGTCCTGGTCGACCTCGGCAAGATCGAGGCGATCCTGCCCTCCCAGGAGCAGGTCCCCGGCGAGAAGTACGTCCACGGCGAGCGGATCCGCTGCTACGTGCTGGCCGTGCGCAAGGGTCTTCGAGGGGCGTCGGTCACGCTGTCGCGGACCCACCCCAACCTGGTCCGCAAGCTGTTCGCCCTGGAGGTGCCCGAGGTCGCCGACGGGACCGTGGAGATCGTGGCCATCGCGCGCGAGGCCGGCCACCGCAGCAAGGTCGCGGTCCGCTCGACCCGTCCCCAGGTCAACGCCAAGGGCGCGTGCATCGGCCCGATGGGGGCGCGGGCCCGGGCGGTGATGAACGAGCTGCACGGCGAGAAGATCGACATCGTCGACTACTCGGACGACCCGGCGGACTTCGTCCGCGAGGCCCTGCAGCCCGCGCGGGTCAGCTCGGTCGAGATCGTCGACCCCGTCGCCCGCTCCGCCCGCGTGATCGTCCCGGACTACCAGCTCTCGCTGGCCATCGGCCGGGAGGGCCAGAACGCGCGGCTCGCCGCCCGGTTGACCGGCTGGCGCATCGACATCCGCTCCGATGCCCCGGTCGGGGCCGGCGAGGCGACGCCCGAGGCAGCGGCGCCGTCCGACCCGGCCGAAACGGTGGGCTCGGAGCGCTGACGGAGGCGCTAGACTTGGAACAGGTCGGTCCGGCCACGGGTCGTTCGCGCCCTCGACGCCTCTGTGTCGGGTGCCGGGTGTCCGCGGACAAGGCCGACCTGCTGCGTGTCGTGGCCGTCGGGGGCGTGCTCTTGGCGGACCCACGGGCGCGGCAGCCCGGGCGAGGGGCGTACGTGCACCCCGACCTCGGGTGCCTCGACGCCGCCGTCCGACGGCGGGCGTTCCCGAGGGCACTACGCGTCCCGGGGCCGCTCGACCCAGCCGGGCTGCGGAGCCTCCTCGAGGCGAGCACTCCCAGGAGCAGCATTCCCAAGAGCAGCACCCCCCAAGCGCCGGAAAGCAGGTCCGACGTCGATGAGCGCTCGATGAACCGATGAGCACGCCCAGGTAACGACGGTCCGCGCACGAGCCCGGACCAGGTGAAGGAGAACAGTGGCCAAGGTCCGGGTCTACGAGCTCGCCAAGGAGCTCGGTGTCGAGAGCAAGGTCCTCGTGACCAAGCTCCAGGAGATGGGGGAGTTCGTCCGCTCCGCCTCCTCGACGGTGGAGGCGCCCGTCGTCCGCAAGCTGCGCGAGGCCTATCCGGCGCAGCAGGGCAATGGCGCGACGCCCGCTGCCGCGGCGCCCAAGGCGAAGCCTGCCCCCAAGCCCAGCCCCACCGAGCCGGTCGCGCCACAGCCGCGCCCTGCCGCCACGTCGGTCTCCGTCGTGGACGCCGAGACGGCGGCCCCTGCCGCCCCGGCTGCCCCGGCGCCCGCCGCTGACGGCGGCGAGGCGGCGCCCCGCCCGGCGGCGCCGGCCGCCGGCGCCCCCGCACCGGGGCGCCACGTCGGCCCGCGCCCCGGGAACAACCCGTTCAGCTCGCAGGCAACCGGGATGGGCCGTACCCCGGCGCCGCGTCCGCCGGCTCCCGGCGCCCCCGCCGTCCCGGGTGCGCCGCGGCCGGCCGGTGCCGGTGTCGCCGGTCCCCGGCCTCCGGCGGCGGGGATGCCCCCGCGTCCAGGGGCTCGCCCCAATCCCGGGATGATGCCGGGGCGGCCCACCGTGGGCGGGGTTCCCGCACGACCCGGTGCCCCCGGTCGCGGCGGGCCCGGCGGCGCCGGACGTACCGGCGCGCCGAGGCCCGGCTTCGGGGGCCGCCCGAGCGGTGGCGGTGGTGGCGCTGGCGGTGGCTACGCCGGCCGTCCCGGCGGTGGCGGCGGCGCCCCGGCGGGTGGCGGTTTCGGCGGTCGTCCGGGTGCCGGGGGACGTGGTCGCGGCGGGGGCACCGCCGGGGCCTTCGGGCGTCCAGGTGGGCGGCCGACCCGGGGACGCAAGAGCAAGAAGCAGCGGCGCCAGGAGTTCGACAACATGCAGGCGCCGTCGATCGGCGGCGTGATCGCACCTCGCGGCAACGGCGAGGTCGTCCGGCTCCCCCGCGGCGCCTCCCTGACCGACTTCGCGGAGAAGATCAACGCCAACCCCGCGTCGCTCGTGCAGATCCTGTTCAACCTCGGCGAGATGGTGACCGCCACCCAGTCGGTCAACGACGAGACGCTGCAGCTGCTCGGCGCCGAGCTCAACTTCGAGGTCCAGGTCGTCTCGCCCGAGGACGAGGACCGCGAGCTGCTCGAGTCCTTCGACCTGGAGTTCGGCGAGGACGAGGGCGAGGAGTCCGACCTGCGCCCGCGCCCGCCTGTCGTGACGGTCATGGGCCACGTCGACCACGGCAAGACCAAGCTGCTCGACGCGATCCGCAACACCGACGTGGTGCGCGGCGAGGCGGGCGGCATCACTCAGCACATCGGTGCCTACCAGGTCGCGGCCGAGCACGAGGGCGAGGAGCGCAAGATCACCTTCATCGACACCCCGGGACACGAGGCGTTCACCGCCATGCGTGCCCGCGGTGCCCAGGTGACCGACATCGCGGTCCTCGTGGTCGCCGCCGACGATGGCGTGAAGCCGCAGACCATCGAGGCGCTCAACCACGCCCAGGCGGCCGACGTCCCGATCGTCGTCGCGGTCAACAAGATCGACAAGGAGGGCGCGGACCCGGCCAAGGTCCGTGGCCAGCTCACCGAGTACGGCCTGGTGGCCGAGGAGTACGGCGGCGACACGATGTTCGTCGACGTCTCGGCCCGCAACGGCACGAACATCGACGCGTTGCTCGAGGCCATCCTGCTCACCGCCGACGCCGCGCTCGACCTGCGGGCCAACCCCGACCAGGACGCCCAGGGCGTCGCGATCGAGGCGCACCTCGACCGTGGCCGCGGCCCGGTCGCGACGGTGCTGGTGCAGCGCGGCACGCTGCACCCGGGCGACTCGATCGTCGCGGGCGAGGCGTTCGGCCGCGTGCGTGCCCTGCTCGACGAGAATGGCAACACCGTCGAGGCGGCCGGGCCGTCGCGGCCGGTGCAGGTGCTCGGCCTGACCTCCGTCCCCGGTGCCGGCGACAACTTCCTCGTCGTTCCCGAGGACCGGGTCGCGCGTCAGGTCGCCGAGCGCCGGGCCTCGCGCGAGCGCAACGCCCAGCTCGCGCAGCAGCGCGGGCGCCGTACCCTCGAGGACATCTTCAAGTCCCTCGAGCAGGGCAAGCAGCAGCAGCTCAACCTCATCCTCAAGGGCGACGTCTCCGGTTCGGTCGAGGCCCTGGAGGACGCGTTGCTGCAGCTCGACGTGGGCGAGGACGTCTCGCTGCGCATCATCGACCGCGGGGTCGGCGCCATCACCGAGAACAACGTCAACCTCGCGGTGGCATCCGATGCGGTGATCATCGGCTTCAACGTCCGCCCCGAGGGCAAGGCGAGGGAGCTGGCCGAC
This genomic stretch from Actinomycetes bacterium harbors:
- a CDS encoding ferritin-like domain-containing protein, coding for MTLLQALQEVLAGEHAAVYAYGLVGAQLGGTREEPAARQAYALHQNRRDRVAELVVAAGGTPVGPLAGYDVGGPVTTPAEARALAATVEARLAGPYADLVTVATGEVRAAASGWLVDAAVRSVRWGGTPVAFPGLAERR
- a CDS encoding YlxR family protein, with the translated sequence MEQVGPATGRSRPRRLCVGCRVSADKADLLRVVAVGGVLLADPRARQPGRGAYVHPDLGCLDAAVRRRAFPRALRVPGPLDPAGLRSLLEASTPRSSIPKSSTPQAPESRSDVDERSMNR
- the rimP gene encoding ribosome maturation factor RimP — encoded protein: MSAADDRVRGVVGPVVAAAGLDLESLQVSAAGRRRLLRVVVDADEGVSLDTVAEVSQRLSQALDDTDAMGGQPYVLEVSSPGTDRPLTEPRHWRRAVGRLVEVRLVAGGALEGRVVGADDDGVDLLVDRQARRLAYPEVARAVVQVEFSRLGAADDGADANGEG
- the nusA gene encoding transcription termination factor NusA; protein product: MDVDMAALRALVREKEVSFDLLVEAIEQALLVAYHHTEGAAPRARVELDRTTGHVTVWARDVDDEGEVLGEHDDTPEGFGRIAATTAKNVILQRLRDAEDERTYGEYLGKEGDIVAGTIQQGPNPRDVLVDLGKIEAILPSQEQVPGEKYVHGERIRCYVLAVRKGLRGASVTLSRTHPNLVRKLFALEVPEVADGTVEIVAIAREAGHRSKVAVRSTRPQVNAKGACIGPMGARARAVMNELHGEKIDIVDYSDDPADFVREALQPARVSSVEIVDPVARSARVIVPDYQLSLAIGREGQNARLAARLTGWRIDIRSDAPVGAGEATPEAAAPSDPAETVGSER
- the infB gene encoding translation initiation factor IF-2, which codes for MAKVRVYELAKELGVESKVLVTKLQEMGEFVRSASSTVEAPVVRKLREAYPAQQGNGATPAAAAPKAKPAPKPSPTEPVAPQPRPAATSVSVVDAETAAPAAPAAPAPAADGGEAAPRPAAPAAGAPAPGRHVGPRPGNNPFSSQATGMGRTPAPRPPAPGAPAVPGAPRPAGAGVAGPRPPAAGMPPRPGARPNPGMMPGRPTVGGVPARPGAPGRGGPGGAGRTGAPRPGFGGRPSGGGGGAGGGYAGRPGGGGGAPAGGGFGGRPGAGGRGRGGGTAGAFGRPGGRPTRGRKSKKQRRQEFDNMQAPSIGGVIAPRGNGEVVRLPRGASLTDFAEKINANPASLVQILFNLGEMVTATQSVNDETLQLLGAELNFEVQVVSPEDEDRELLESFDLEFGEDEGEESDLRPRPPVVTVMGHVDHGKTKLLDAIRNTDVVRGEAGGITQHIGAYQVAAEHEGEERKITFIDTPGHEAFTAMRARGAQVTDIAVLVVAADDGVKPQTIEALNHAQAADVPIVVAVNKIDKEGADPAKVRGQLTEYGLVAEEYGGDTMFVDVSARNGTNIDALLEAILLTADAALDLRANPDQDAQGVAIEAHLDRGRGPVATVLVQRGTLHPGDSIVAGEAFGRVRALLDENGNTVEAAGPSRPVQVLGLTSVPGAGDNFLVVPEDRVARQVAERRASRERNAQLAQQRGRRTLEDIFKSLEQGKQQQLNLILKGDVSGSVEALEDALLQLDVGEDVSLRIIDRGVGAITENNVNLAVASDAVIIGFNVRPEGKARELADREGIDVRYYSVIYQAIEDVEAALKGMLKPEFEEVQLGTAEVREVFRSSKFGNIAGCLVRSGTITRNSKARLVRDGAVVAESLAIESLRRFKDDVTEVREGYECGIGLGSFNDIKVDDVVETYELREKPRA